One Aquarana catesbeiana isolate 2022-GZ linkage group LG04, ASM4218655v1, whole genome shotgun sequence genomic region harbors:
- the LOC141139017 gene encoding WAP four-disulfide core domain protein 12-like, producing MRPSKVGALFILLGIILLQVASAERIGSCPHVYVRCTSVKNTCKIDEDCLGDQKCCETCGYNCEDPVPDKSGSCPNIKSECTTPIENIENTCKNDQDCDGDEKCCQTCGYNCHKPVPE from the exons ATGAGACCTTCCAAGGTTGGAGCTCTCTTCATCCTCCTGGGGATCATCCTGCTTCAAGTAGCTTCTGCCG AAAGAATTGGAAGCTGCCCACATGTATATGTAAGATGCACATCTgttaaaaatacatgtaaaattgaTGAGGATTGTCTTGGGGATCAGAAGTGTTGCGAGACATGTGGATACAATTGCGAGGACCCTGTGCCAG ATAAATCTGGAAGCTGCCCAAATATAAAGTCAGAATGTACAACACCCATTGAAAATATTGAAAATACATGTAAAAATGACCAGGATTGTGATGGGGATGAGAAATGCTGTCAAACATGTGGATACAATTGCCATAAACCTGTACCAG AATAA